The genomic DNA GTTCGAGCAGGCGGAAAACCGCATGCATACCATCAAGGCGATTCTGGTGTCGGCGTTGGCGGATATCTAGACCCACACACTGATCGTCCCCACGCTCTGCGTGGGAATGCAGCCAGTGACGCTCCGCGTCACAAGAGCGGACGCAGAGCGTCCAGTAAGGCATTCCCACGCAGAGCGTGGGAACGATCCTTCTAGAAGGAATGCATTATGCGTATCGTCGTAGCCCTGGGCGGTAACGCCCTGCTCCGCCGGGGTGAACCCATGACCGCGGACAACCAGCGCGCCAATATCCGCATCGCCACCGAACAGATCGCCAAGATCCACTCCGGCAACGAGTTGGTGATCGCCCACGGCAATGGCCCGCAGGTCGGCCTGCTGTCGTTGCAGGCGGCGGCCTACACCCAGGTTTCGCCTTACCCGCTGGATGTGTTGGGCGCGGAAACCGAAGGCATGATCGGCTACATCATCGAACAGGAACTGGGCAATCTGCTGGACTTTGAGGTGCCGTTCGCCACCTTGCTCACCCAGGTGGAAGTGGACGCCAAAGACCCGGCCTTCAAGAATCCGACCAAGCCTATCGGCCCGGTCTACTCCAAGGCTGAAGCAGAAAAACTCGCCGCTGAAAAAGGCTGGGCGATTGCGCCCGATGGCGACAAATACCGCCGCGTGGTCGCCAGCCCGCGCCCCAAACGCATCTTTGAGATCCGCCCGATCAAGTGGCTGCTGGAAAAAAGCGCCATCGTGATTTGCGCCGGCGGTGGCGGCATTCCGACGATGTATGGCGAAGACGGCAAGCTGCGCGGCATCGAAGCGGTGATCGACAAAGACCTGTGTTCCTCGCTGCTGGCCTCGCAGCTGGACGCCGATTTGCTGGTGATCGCCACCGACGTCAACGCGGCCTTCATTGACTACGGCAAGCCCGGCCAAAAGGCCATTGGCCAGGCTCACCCTGACGAAATCGAAAAGCTCGGCTTCGCCGCCGGTTCCATGGGGCCCAAGGTACAAGCCGCCTGCGAGTTCGCCCGCCAGACTGGAAAAACCGCGGTCATCGGTTCACTCTCGGACATCGAAGCGATTGTCCAGGGCAACGCCGGCACCCGTATCAGCACGGCAAAACCTGGCATCACCTACCTGTGAAGTAGAGGAGAAACGCCTATGGCCACCTTTGAACCGGGTCACCTGCACGTCGAACGCCACGCACTCAACAAGGATGACTACAGCTACAACCTGTGCATCGACTATGAAGTCAGCCAGGACCCCAAGGAAGGCAAGGGGATGCTGTTCAAGCTCCATGGCTCGGTACAGGGCAAGGACCTCAAGGAAGAGTTTTTCCTACCGAAGGACCAGGCGTTCGACTTTGCCCGGCATGCGATGAACATCGCGCAGAAATACGGCATGCCGAAGATCGCCGTGCTCAATGGTGCGATGCACAAGCAGTACGACCTGATGTTCGAGGATGTGCGGCATCAACTGGATGTGAAGTCGGGCGACCCGATCAAGCCCGAGCACCTGGAGTAGTAACACCGCAAATCCCCTGTGGGAGCTGGCTTGCCTGCGATAGCGGTGTATCAGTGACAGAAATGTTGCCTGACCCACTGCTATCGCAGCGATGCGGCGACCCGACAAGCCAGCTCCCACATTTTGATCTCCATCGTCTGCAAGGCATACTGGCGACCCTCCGCATCCCAGAACCAAACGCCACCCCATGCGTATCCACGTCAGCTTCATCGACCGCGTCGGCATCACCCAGGAAGTCCTGGCCCTGCTCGGTGGGCGCAATCTCAACCTGGATGCGGTGGAGATGGTGCCGCCCAACGTCTACATCGACGCGCCGACCCTGAGCGCCAAGGTGCTTGAAGAGCTGCGCGACGCCCTGTTCAGCGTGCAAGGCGTGCAGGCAGTCACCGTGGTCGACATCCTCCCCGGCCAGCGCCGCCACCTGCAACTCGACGCCTTGCTGGCCGCCATGACCGACCCGGTGCTGGCACTGGACAGCGCGGGCAAGATTCTGTTGGCCAACCCGGCGCTGATCGCCCTTTACGGGCGTGAGCCGGCCGGGGAAAGCATCAGCGAGTTATTCAACGACCCGGCATTGCTCGACACCCTGCTGGAACACGGCTTTCGCCTGGCCTTGCGCGAGATCAGCGTCAACGGCCAGACCTTGCT from Pseudomonas tolaasii NCPPB 2192 includes the following:
- the arcC gene encoding carbamate kinase, whose amino-acid sequence is MRIVVALGGNALLRRGEPMTADNQRANIRIATEQIAKIHSGNELVIAHGNGPQVGLLSLQAAAYTQVSPYPLDVLGAETEGMIGYIIEQELGNLLDFEVPFATLLTQVEVDAKDPAFKNPTKPIGPVYSKAEAEKLAAEKGWAIAPDGDKYRRVVASPRPKRIFEIRPIKWLLEKSAIVICAGGGGIPTMYGEDGKLRGIEAVIDKDLCSSLLASQLDADLLVIATDVNAAFIDYGKPGQKAIGQAHPDEIEKLGFAAGSMGPKVQAACEFARQTGKTAVIGSLSDIEAIVQGNAGTRISTAKPGITYL
- a CDS encoding DUF5064 family protein, with translation MATFEPGHLHVERHALNKDDYSYNLCIDYEVSQDPKEGKGMLFKLHGSVQGKDLKEEFFLPKDQAFDFARHAMNIAQKYGMPKIAVLNGAMHKQYDLMFEDVRHQLDVKSGDPIKPEHLE